One window of Desulfovibrio subterraneus genomic DNA carries:
- a CDS encoding terminase large subunit domain-containing protein: MAYYPAEVKEAARGLYCKRYSIREISRTLGIPRRTVYHWVDAEAWGDMLSHEGVEDAAQRRLVLLITRDDKTKADLQEIDRLTSALERFQRLREREQAMRGEPCETASAKPEQQDQRGTREKRERKGGDSRSGKRRGRVIKNDVSHLTPEDFKAQLHQHYFAYQRELMQAKHYRNRQILKSRQIGATWYFAQEAFEDACTTGDDQIFLSATRAQAEVFRDYIIQIAQQKFDLELKGNPITLHTAHGPATLRFLSNNSKSAQGYHGHVYIDEFFWIRGFKELHKVATGMAAHKKWRRTLFSTPSAVTHPGYGLWNGDWYNARNKVKRQQFPGFKEMQSGILCPDNTWRKIITLEDAMAGGCDLFDLNDLKLEYGPEEFENLFMCGFVDDTNAVFLLPQLQACGADPAEWADYNPKLPRPFGNKPVWCGYDPSRSRDDASFVVIAPPEKPGGMFRVLERFKWVNKSYLWQVARIREITQRYNVQFMGIDTTGPGIGVYENVRIFYSRATSIHYSVQTKTELVLKGRELVESNRIQWDAADKEVGLAFMMIRQTTTPSGAMTYAANRSESTGHADAAFAILHGVSYEPLARPRGGCRVVIG; this comes from the coding sequence ATGGCATACTATCCCGCAGAGGTAAAGGAAGCAGCACGCGGCCTTTACTGTAAACGCTACAGCATACGAGAGATTTCGCGCACGCTCGGCATACCACGGCGCACGGTATATCATTGGGTGGATGCAGAGGCATGGGGCGACATGCTTTCGCACGAAGGAGTGGAAGACGCAGCCCAGCGCCGCCTTGTGCTGCTCATTACCCGCGACGACAAGACCAAGGCTGACCTGCAGGAGATTGACCGCCTCACCTCCGCGCTGGAGCGCTTCCAGCGGCTGCGCGAACGCGAACAGGCCATGCGCGGCGAGCCATGCGAAACAGCATCCGCAAAACCCGAACAGCAGGACCAGCGGGGCACGCGGGAAAAGCGCGAGCGCAAAGGCGGCGACTCCCGTTCCGGCAAGCGCCGTGGCCGCGTCATAAAGAACGATGTTTCGCACCTCACGCCGGAAGACTTCAAGGCACAGCTGCACCAGCACTACTTCGCCTATCAGCGCGAGCTGATGCAGGCCAAGCACTACCGCAACCGGCAGATACTCAAAAGCCGCCAGATAGGAGCCACGTGGTACTTTGCGCAAGAAGCCTTTGAAGATGCCTGCACCACGGGCGATGACCAGATTTTTCTTTCCGCCACGCGGGCGCAGGCAGAGGTGTTCCGCGATTACATCATCCAGATTGCGCAGCAAAAGTTCGACCTGGAGCTCAAGGGCAACCCCATCACCCTGCACACGGCGCACGGGCCTGCCACGCTGCGGTTTCTTTCCAACAACAGCAAAAGCGCACAGGGCTATCACGGCCATGTGTATATTGATGAGTTCTTCTGGATTCGCGGGTTCAAAGAGCTGCACAAGGTCGCCACCGGCATGGCCGCGCACAAAAAGTGGCGGCGCACGCTCTTTTCCACGCCCAGCGCGGTAACGCACCCCGGCTACGGCCTGTGGAACGGCGACTGGTACAACGCCCGCAACAAGGTAAAGCGGCAGCAGTTTCCCGGGTTCAAGGAAATGCAGAGCGGCATTCTGTGTCCCGACAACACATGGCGCAAGATCATAACGCTGGAAGACGCCATGGCGGGCGGCTGCGACCTCTTTGACCTGAACGACCTGAAGCTGGAATACGGGCCGGAAGAGTTTGAAAACCTGTTCATGTGCGGCTTTGTGGACGACACCAACGCCGTGTTCCTGCTGCCCCAGCTGCAGGCCTGCGGCGCTGATCCTGCCGAGTGGGCAGACTACAATCCCAAGCTGCCGCGGCCCTTCGGCAACAAGCCCGTGTGGTGCGGCTACGACCCCAGCCGCTCGCGCGACGATGCCTCGTTCGTCGTAATCGCCCCGCCGGAAAAACCGGGCGGCATGTTCCGCGTGCTCGAGCGCTTCAAGTGGGTGAACAAGAGCTACCTGTGGCAGGTGGCGCGCATACGCGAGATTACCCAGCGCTACAACGTGCAGTTCATGGGCATAGATACCACCGGCCCCGGCATAGGCGTGTATGAAAACGTGCGCATTTTCTACTCCCGCGCCACGTCCATTCACTACAGCGTGCAGACCAAGACAGAGCTGGTGCTCAAGGGCCGCGAGCTGGTGGAAAGCAACCGCATCCAATGGGATGCCGCAGACAAGGAAGTGGGCCTTGCCTTTATGATGATCCGCCAGACCACCACGCCCAGCGGGGCCATGACCTACGCGGCCAACAGATCGGAAAGCACAGGCCATGCAGACGCGGCTTTCGCCATTCTGCACGGTGTTTCATATGAACCTCTGGCGCGGCCGCGCGGCGGCTGCCGTGTTGTCATAGGATAG
- a CDS encoding GPO family capsid scaffolding protein yields the protein MATLTTDWIKVAQSGPTCDGRTIAPQELRDIAETYSPATYTAVIWPDHERYYGSHGTVLAVEVRENGDVTELWAKLQPGWRMLEKNQQGQKQFASIEIWTNFGNSGRCYLGGIAITDQPASLGTEQIKLFSAKRGADAEKTRFCHCGLELPRLFTSPNTAGEGTATADEQRALSLLERTFRMFGFHKSEPDSEEPMDAKQFKEFTDRLEALDKKVTALSVAPADDAAAQDAAAGTAEAAAATESKAAGTPAEAAPEGFSAAQLGDQLSSLTKTVETLADKFGIMAQRMEGEQGSGQQFETSGPAGDAADLL from the coding sequence ATGGCAACACTCACCACAGATTGGATCAAGGTGGCTCAGTCCGGCCCCACATGTGACGGACGCACCATAGCGCCGCAGGAACTGCGCGACATAGCAGAGACCTACAGCCCTGCAACCTACACCGCTGTTATCTGGCCCGACCATGAGCGCTATTACGGCAGCCACGGCACCGTGCTGGCTGTTGAGGTGCGCGAAAACGGCGATGTGACCGAGCTGTGGGCCAAGCTGCAGCCCGGCTGGCGCATGCTGGAAAAGAACCAGCAGGGCCAGAAGCAGTTTGCGAGCATTGAGATATGGACCAACTTTGGTAACAGCGGCCGCTGCTACCTTGGCGGCATTGCCATTACCGACCAGCCTGCCAGCCTTGGCACCGAGCAGATTAAGCTCTTTTCTGCCAAGCGTGGCGCCGATGCGGAGAAGACCCGCTTTTGCCACTGCGGCCTTGAGCTGCCCCGCCTTTTTACATCCCCGAACACAGCCGGAGAGGGCACCGCAACTGCTGATGAACAGCGGGCGCTGTCCCTGCTGGAACGCACCTTCCGGATGTTCGGTTTTCACAAATCTGAACCCGACAGCGAGGAACCCATGGACGCCAAGCAGTTCAAGGAATTTACCGACCGTCTTGAAGCGCTGGATAAGAAGGTGACCGCCTTGTCCGTTGCGCCTGCGGATGATGCGGCCGCACAGGATGCCGCAGCAGGCACTGCCGAGGCCGCAGCGGCCACTGAAAGCAAGGCGGCAGGCACTCCCGCAGAAGCGGCACCTGAAGGCTTTTCTGCCGCGCAGCTGGGCGACCAGCTTTCCAGCCTGACAAAGACCGTTGAAACCCTTGCCGACAAGTTCGGCATCATGGCGCAGCGCATGGAAGGCGAGCAGGGCAGCGGCCAGCAGTTTGAAACCTCCGGCCCCGCAGGTGATGCGGCGGATCTTCTGTAG